The stretch of DNA AAACGTCTGTCCATGGATGACTCGACCTCCTCGAAACGTCTGTCCATGCAGTCATGAAGGTTGTCAAAACGCTGGTTCATTTCATGGCGTCTGGTTTCCAGTGTCTTGAATAAGACCCGTTCGTAACGTTCAAACATTTCCTTCGTGACGTATCTTTCGTCTGTATCACTCAACTCGTTCCTCCTTTGGAATTGGCAATCGACCGCTTGGGGTTTCCCGCTACAGCGAGGGATGTGATGCTCTTTGGCCCTGATGTAGATGACGGTTGAAACACGACCGCGCGATCCGTCCACGAAAACCCCTCTGTTAGATCGTCATATTCCTTTAGTGTCATTTATCATCGAATTCTCGTGATGAAATCGCGATATTGCCCAACAGGGGCAGCATGGTCAACCCGTCAGCGCCCATCCCGCGGGAATACCTATCACGCCATCGCCCAGGTCTCGTATGTGTGGATCGCCGGATAGCACCAGCGCCTGCAGGACGGGTTTGTCCAGGATCTCCTCCAACCGGCGCAGGTGGCGCGCGTCCTTGTGCGAAACCCTATCCTTGTACTTAATCTCGATAGGCACATAGCCGCTTTCGGCCTCGATCAGCAGATCGACTTCCCGGCCGTAAAAATGGTTAGGTATTAGGTGGGATCACCATAAGAGCTTGGAAGAAACTGTGCCAGAGCGGGATTACAGACTACCTGTTGAAGTAAAGGGAAGGTAGGGAATGGGGCTTGGAAACGACGCGATCGATTCCTGGCCGTGATCAGTTATCCATCGTTGTCAACGACGCGCCCGTCCGCGTCTTCAGCCTGGTCTTCTTCCGGCTTACCGTCTGTCAGTTTCTGGATTGAACCGGGGACGGCATCGACAGGCGGAACTTCGGGCAATTCCCGCGTAATGGGGACGTTCAACTCGGTAAACCGCCGGGCAGCCGGTGCCACGCGGGTATCCCACGATCCGACACTTCGATTGTACCGTTCGATAGCCTGCCGAAGCGAATTGCCCACGTTGACGTAATGCCCCGCGAAAACCGCCAGCCGCTCGTACATCTCCTTGCCCAGGTCGCTTATCTGCCTAGCGGTCTCAGCGACTCGTATCTGCTGCCAGGACATCTCCACGGCCTTGAGCAGGGCCAGCAGGGCCGGTGGCGTGACGATCACCACGTTTTTCTCCAGCGCACGCTCGGTCAGGCCGGGTTCGCGTTCGACCGCGGGAAGGAAGGCAAATTCGGGCACTACCATCACCACCATGTCGGGCGTCGTGGCGAGTATGTTCCAGTATTCTTTCTTCGCAAGCGAATCGACGTGATTTTTCATCTGGCTGACATGGCGGTCGAATGCGGCCGACCTGGTTTCGTCATCGTCCGTCTCGAAGGCTTCCATGAGCGCCGTCAGCGACACCTTGGAATCGAGAATCACCGTACGGTCCTGAGGCAGGTGGACGATAACGTCAGTTCGTATTCGTTCCCCTTCGTTGTTGAAGGTGTCCTGTACCGTGAAATCGATGTCCTTCCGCAGGCCGGACAGTTCGAGTACACGCTCGAGCTGCGTCTCCCCCCAGCGGCCACGCACGTCGGGCCGCTTCAACGCATTCGACAACGCCTGGGCTTCTTCAGCCAGTTCCTTGTTGGTCCGCATGAGGTTCGATATCTGCGTCTGAAATTCGCCCGCGTTCTTGGCACGCGCCTTATCCAGCGTCTCGATCTTCTCCGACAGTGGTTTGACCAGTTTCTCCACCGCCTCCTGCCGCGCCTTTAACGATTCCTCAGCGTTAGCCTTGAACGATTCCTGTTGAGACTTCAGGACTTCGGACGACAGTGCCTTGAACGTATCCTTGAACCGTTTCTCCACTTCGTCGCGCTCTCCTAAACGTTCCTCAGCATTGGAGAGTTTCTGAAGTAGCCCGGCCCGTTCGACTTCCAACTGCCGGGCCTCCTCCAGCGACTTCCGCGCTTCGGCCAGTTGATCGCGCATCAAACCCAACTCGGTCTCCATTCCGGCCTTATCGCCGCTGAGTTGCTCGACGCGTGCGTGGGACTTCAGCAGACGGGCCAGTAGGAATATCGCACCGGCGAGAAGCACGACGAGCAATGTGATCGTAATAGTATCCATTTCAGGGTTTCCGGTTAATGTCGGCCCTGCACCAGGTTAACTCGTGCTGGATTTCGTACAACTATTGTCAAGAGACATGAAGAGTAATAAGACACCAGGGAAGTACCGTAGTCAAGCAATCTGACCACCGCTATCCCGCCATCCACTCAGACGCGATTCGAGCCAGTTCCTCCATGACGGGTTCGTCGGTATTCCGTCGCTTCAGCACCTTGAAACCATGATCCGCGGTATCCACGACGTGCAGCGTCGCGTCAGGCAAGTCATTTACGACCGGCTGCAGCAGATCCAGGTCCGCCATCGAGTCCCTTTGTCCGGACAGGAACAGCATGGGTACCTCTACCGACTTCAGGTGCTCGGCACGCTCCGTATTCTTCTTGCTCGCATGGAGCGGAAAGGCGAAGAATACGATGCCCCGCAGCCCTTCGATGGGTTCCTGGGCACACGCCATCGAAACCATGCGGCCGCTCATGGAATGTCCGCCGGCGAACACCGGAAGTTCGCCAGCTTCCCGTTGTGCCGTCTCAATGGCGGCGCGTACCGTGGCCAGACGCACCTTTTCGCCGTCCATCCCGCCGCCGCCCTTTTCGGAATAGGGATAGTTGAATCGAAAAGTGGCTACCCCCGCATCGTTCAGCGCTTCGCTCAGTTCCTCCATGAATCGATGACGCATGTTCGTGCCCGAGCCGTGTCCCAGCACGAGCAGGGCCTTCGCGGTGGCCGGCCCGCCCGGACGAGCCAGTATGGCCGAAACCTCGCCTTTCTCTTCAGTCGCGATAAACTTCAATTCCCTCGTATCAAAGGACATTCAAACCTCCAGTGATCCTCTTTTCTCTCCCTGTCGATCGCGCCGCCAATGATCGTTTGCTGCCACGTACTGCTATGCGCGCTTCGGATAGTCGTACAGCACCTCGTCGCCACCCTGATCTCCCACGGTGGACCAGGTGTCTGTCTGGAACCTGAGGTGCAACACCGCGCAGGTGGGCATATTGAAGATCTCTCTGGGCCCCAGGTGATTCGCAAGATCCGTCAAGCCCGGATTGTGCCCGAACAGCATCAAGATTCTCACCGAATCTTCCACGCCTCGGATCGCATGGAGCAGTTCGGCAACGCTCGCATGAAAGAGGCGTTCCTCCACCGCAATGCCTTCGCGAGGATATTCGAGCTTCCCGGCTATTGTCCGCGCCGTGTCCAGCGCACGCACCGCGGAACTCGAAACCAGAAGGTCCGGTTTATACTCGCTCCGTCGCAGTCGCTCCCCCATCTCCGGCGCGTCCCGCTTCCCGCGCTTGTTCAGTGGCCGCTCATGATCGCGGAGGGCGGGGTCCTTCCAGCTCGACTTGGCGTGGCGAACCAGGATGAGGTCTTTCACCGGTACGCACTCCCATGGATGAACGGTGCGCACGGCAGCGAGGATCAGGGGACGGCAGCCTGATCTGTCGTCTTAGCTGCATCTCAGGCGCATAACATAAGTATCTCAGGTGAGTCTCGGGCACATCCCAGGCGCAAGACAGGAGCAATCTGTGTTGGATTCAAGCACCCGATCGCCGGGCTGCCTCGGACTCCACGGCAGGTACACTCACGCTACCGAACGGCGGTCCGCCTTGGACTTCGCGGGCAGGCTGAACGGCCGATCGTGGCGGAGACTCGGCACGCGCCGGCGTGCGCTGGCGACGCTTTCCAGATCCACCGTAGCGACGACGACGCCCACGTCCTCGCCGCCATCGGCCAGGACCTCGCCCCAGGGGGAGATGATGAGCGAATGACCGTACACCTCGCCGCCGCCCGGAATAGAACCCGCGGCGCAGGGGGCCAACACCACGGCGCCGTTCTCGATGGCCCGGGCGCGGTTCAGTACGTG from Gemmatimonadota bacterium encodes:
- a CDS encoding histidine phosphatase family protein encodes the protein MKDLILVRHAKSSWKDPALRDHERPLNKRGKRDAPEMGERLRRSEYKPDLLVSSSAVRALDTARTIAGKLEYPREGIAVEERLFHASVAELLHAIRGVEDSVRILMLFGHNPGLTDLANHLGPREIFNMPTCAVLHLRFQTDTWSTVGDQGGDEVLYDYPKRA
- a CDS encoding carbon-nitrogen hydrolase family protein, whose protein sequence is DVVSPGELAVVTDTPWGRLGMTTCYDLRFPQLYRTLAQAGAEILAVPAAFTKTTGQAHWHVLNRARAIENGAVVLAPCAAGSIPGGGEVYGHSLIISPWGEVLADGGEDVGVVVATVDLESVASARRRVPSLRHDRPFSLPAKSKADRRSVA
- a CDS encoding dienelactone hydrolase family protein, translated to MSFDTRELKFIATEEKGEVSAILARPGGPATAKALLVLGHGSGTNMRHRFMEELSEALNDAGVATFRFNYPYSEKGGGGMDGEKVRLATVRAAIETAQREAGELPVFAGGHSMSGRMVSMACAQEPIEGLRGIVFFAFPLHASKKNTERAEHLKSVEVPMLFLSGQRDSMADLDLLQPVVNDLPDATLHVVDTADHGFKVLKRRNTDEPVMEELARIASEWMAG
- the rmuC gene encoding DNA recombination protein RmuC; translated protein: MDTITITLLVVLLAGAIFLLARLLKSHARVEQLSGDKAGMETELGLMRDQLAEARKSLEEARQLEVERAGLLQKLSNAEERLGERDEVEKRFKDTFKALSSEVLKSQQESFKANAEESLKARQEAVEKLVKPLSEKIETLDKARAKNAGEFQTQISNLMRTNKELAEEAQALSNALKRPDVRGRWGETQLERVLELSGLRKDIDFTVQDTFNNEGERIRTDVIVHLPQDRTVILDSKVSLTALMEAFETDDDETRSAAFDRHVSQMKNHVDSLAKKEYWNILATTPDMVVMVVPEFAFLPAVEREPGLTERALEKNVVIVTPPALLALLKAVEMSWQQIRVAETARQISDLGKEMYERLAVFAGHYVNVGNSLRQAIERYNRSVGSWDTRVAPAARRFTELNVPITRELPEVPPVDAVPGSIQKLTDGKPEEDQAEDADGRVVDNDG